From a single Sporanaerobacter acetigenes DSM 13106 genomic region:
- a CDS encoding type II toxin-antitoxin system Phd/YefM family antitoxin, translated as MPEIRPIKDLRNTTEISELCHKAKEPIFITKNGYGDLVIMSMETYERKLAKVDLYKKLAEAENQIENGEMLLDANSVFKDLREKYVKE; from the coding sequence ATGCCTGAAATTAGACCAATAAAAGATTTAAGGAATACAACTGAGATTTCTGAACTTTGTCATAAAGCTAAAGAGCCAATATTTATTACAAAAAATGGCTATGGCGATTTAGTTATTATGAGCATGGAAACATATGAAAGAAAGCTAGCTAAAGTAGATTTATATAAAAAGTTAGCTGAAGCAGAAAATCAAATTGAAAACGGAGAAATGCTATTAGATGCTAACAGTGTTTTTAAAGATTTAAGGGAAAAATATGTCAAAGAATAA